Proteins co-encoded in one Kineosporia corallincola genomic window:
- a CDS encoding DUF2975 domain-containing protein, with translation MDRTDPASLSARALRLVTGLLLVAGGLAVTFSAVLLVRSLAGAGEIDVAVRLGEDSTYEQAQSYLSRTNDSYATPAALTAGNDGFTLTAPGPHRVDLVLENGGAILTGSAVGVGALLLRPLLVSVAAGRPFGSGNARRLQLLGAVTAVTAFAGPLLPQLATMLTLGRLDRIEPDSPFVAGITFDLLPLLLPLVFLVLAEAFRQGDRLHRDTEGLV, from the coding sequence ATGGACAGAACCGATCCGGCCTCTCTCAGCGCCCGCGCGCTCCGGCTGGTCACCGGGCTCCTGCTGGTGGCCGGCGGGCTGGCGGTGACGTTCTCCGCGGTGCTGCTGGTGCGCTCGCTGGCCGGGGCCGGCGAGATCGACGTGGCGGTGCGGCTCGGCGAGGACAGCACCTACGAACAGGCCCAGTCCTACCTCTCGCGCACGAACGACAGCTACGCCACACCGGCCGCCCTGACCGCGGGCAACGACGGGTTCACCCTCACCGCCCCCGGCCCGCACCGGGTGGACCTGGTGCTGGAGAACGGCGGCGCGATCCTGACCGGGTCGGCCGTCGGCGTGGGCGCGCTGCTGCTGCGGCCGCTGCTGGTCTCGGTGGCCGCGGGCCGCCCGTTCGGCTCGGGCAACGCCCGGCGGCTCCAGCTGCTGGGCGCGGTCACCGCGGTCACCGCCTTCGCCGGGCCGCTGCTGCCGCAGCTCGCGACGATGCTGACCCTCGGGCGCCTGGACCGGATCGAGCCGGACAGCCCGTTCGTCGCCGGGATCACGTTCGACCTGCTGCCCCTGCTGCTGCCGCTGGTGTTCCTGGTGCTGGCCGAGGCGTTCCGGCAGGGCGACCGGCTGCACCGCGACACCGAGGGCCTGGTGTGA
- a CDS encoding helix-turn-helix domain-containing protein — protein MSPSRPAPEEPDHRVVCHLDDLLAARGMTLTELAARAGVTVVNLSVLKNNRARAIRFSTLTAICDALGCTPGELLGVRRE, from the coding sequence GTGAGCCCCTCCCGCCCGGCCCCGGAGGAACCGGACCACCGCGTCGTCTGTCACCTCGACGACCTGCTCGCCGCCCGGGGCATGACCCTGACCGAGCTGGCCGCCCGGGCCGGCGTCACCGTGGTCAACCTGTCGGTGCTGAAGAACAACCGGGCCCGCGCCATCCGGTTCTCCACGCTGACCGCGATCTGCGACGCGCTCGGCTGCACGCCCGGCGAACTGCTCGGGGTGCGCCGGGAGTAG
- a CDS encoding HelD family protein, with amino-acid sequence MSINDLALEQEYLSMLYDHVDGLRERLAGRRTHALAGSPGEAAGTRQALVEREAVVRLYGRRTTQLNAAENALCFGRLDLEEGEQGPRYIGRIGLHRERPGATVDDEEPLLIDWRAPVARPFYLATAMHPDGVIRRRHIRTVGRRVVQLHDENLAGGTGAEPGSITSESALMTALTAARTGRMTDIVETVQAEQDRIIRSGPDGILVVQGGPGTGKTAVALHRAAYLLYHHREQLERRGVLIIGPNTTFLRYIAEVLPALGETGVMLATTGDLHPGVSPTRTDPGPVTALKGRLLMAGVMAGAVADRQWVPQDDDETVAVRHDGQLLRLDRQACLALRDRVRAARLLHNEARPLVHRLVVEELTRQWAQAVGADPLGGESLLGPEDLAMLRRELEENGDVDGVVDWLWPALTPTRLLRELFASPRRIRAACAQVGLTQAEQDLLEREGNGWSEADVPLLDEAAELLGRDDSAARRLAEELQTANLEYAQGVLDLLRGSESGDFEDEESEILAAFDLVTAQDLVERQEEADHRTAAERAATDRTWRFGHIVVDEAQELSPMAWRMLMRRSRSMTLVGDVAQTGDPAGASSWHQALAPHVGDRWRLEQLTVNYRMPAPVAKVTAGLLESLAPGLPAPEPVRHDGPTPWRRRVAPGALAAELAGAVRAELATLGQDRRLAVVAAPGRAAGLFAVLKPLMTEGVALGQDPDDDVPARVVVLEPRETKGLEFDAVVVVEPERIATSSPRGPGDLYVALTRATQRLGVLHCAQLPQGLDGPWWSE; translated from the coding sequence TTGTCAATTAACGACCTGGCTCTCGAGCAGGAATACCTCTCCATGCTCTACGACCACGTCGACGGGCTCCGCGAGCGGCTCGCCGGGCGGCGCACCCACGCGCTCGCGGGCAGCCCGGGCGAGGCGGCGGGCACCCGGCAGGCGCTGGTCGAGCGGGAGGCGGTGGTGCGCCTGTACGGCCGCCGCACCACCCAGCTGAACGCCGCCGAGAACGCGCTCTGCTTCGGGCGTCTCGACCTGGAGGAGGGCGAGCAGGGCCCGCGGTACATCGGGCGGATCGGCCTGCACCGCGAGCGTCCGGGGGCAACGGTGGACGACGAGGAGCCGCTGCTCATCGACTGGCGGGCGCCGGTGGCCCGGCCGTTCTACCTGGCCACGGCGATGCACCCGGACGGCGTGATCCGGCGGCGGCACATCCGCACGGTGGGCCGCCGGGTGGTGCAGCTGCACGACGAGAACCTGGCCGGCGGCACCGGTGCCGAACCGGGCTCCATCACCAGTGAATCGGCCCTGATGACCGCCCTGACCGCGGCCCGCACCGGCCGGATGACCGACATCGTCGAGACCGTGCAGGCCGAGCAGGACCGGATCATCCGCTCCGGGCCCGACGGCATCCTGGTGGTGCAGGGCGGGCCCGGCACCGGCAAGACCGCCGTGGCCCTGCACCGCGCGGCCTACCTGCTCTACCACCACCGGGAGCAGCTGGAACGGCGCGGTGTGCTGATCATCGGCCCGAACACCACGTTTCTGCGCTACATCGCCGAGGTGCTGCCCGCGCTCGGCGAGACCGGGGTGATGCTGGCGACCACCGGCGACCTGCACCCCGGCGTCTCCCCCACCCGCACCGACCCGGGCCCGGTCACGGCGCTCAAGGGGCGGCTGCTGATGGCGGGGGTGATGGCCGGGGCCGTCGCCGACCGGCAGTGGGTGCCGCAGGACGACGACGAGACCGTCGCCGTGCGCCACGACGGGCAGTTGCTGCGCCTGGACCGGCAGGCCTGCCTGGCGCTGCGGGACCGGGTGCGGGCCGCCCGCCTGCTGCACAACGAGGCCCGGCCGCTGGTGCACCGGCTGGTGGTGGAGGAGCTCACCCGGCAGTGGGCCCAGGCCGTCGGCGCCGACCCGCTGGGCGGCGAGAGCCTGCTCGGGCCGGAGGATCTCGCGATGCTGCGGCGTGAGCTGGAGGAGAACGGCGACGTGGACGGCGTGGTCGACTGGCTGTGGCCCGCGCTCACCCCCACCCGTCTGCTGCGCGAGCTGTTCGCCTCGCCCCGGCGCATCCGCGCCGCCTGCGCCCAGGTCGGCCTCACCCAGGCCGAGCAGGACCTGCTGGAGCGCGAGGGGAACGGCTGGTCCGAGGCCGACGTGCCGCTGCTCGACGAGGCCGCGGAACTGCTGGGCCGCGACGACTCGGCGGCCCGCCGGCTGGCCGAGGAGCTCCAGACCGCGAACCTGGAGTACGCGCAGGGCGTGCTCGACCTGCTGCGCGGCTCGGAGTCCGGCGACTTCGAGGACGAGGAGAGCGAGATCCTCGCGGCCTTCGACCTGGTCACCGCGCAGGACCTGGTGGAACGGCAGGAGGAGGCTGACCACCGCACCGCGGCCGAGCGCGCCGCCACCGACCGCACCTGGCGGTTCGGGCACATCGTGGTGGACGAGGCGCAGGAGCTGTCCCCGATGGCCTGGCGCATGCTGATGCGCCGCTCCCGCTCGATGACGCTGGTCGGCGACGTGGCCCAGACCGGTGATCCGGCCGGTGCCTCGTCGTGGCACCAGGCCCTGGCCCCGCACGTCGGCGACCGCTGGCGCCTGGAGCAGCTCACCGTCAACTACCGGATGCCCGCACCGGTCGCGAAAGTGACCGCCGGGCTGCTGGAGTCGCTGGCCCCCGGCCTGCCCGCGCCCGAGCCGGTGCGGCACGACGGCCCCACCCCCTGGCGCCGCCGGGTGGCCCCGGGCGCGCTCGCCGCCGAACTGGCGGGAGCGGTGCGGGCCGAGCTGGCCACGCTGGGGCAGGACCGGCGGCTGGCCGTGGTCGCGGCGCCGGGCCGGGCGGCCGGCCTGTTCGCCGTCCTCAAGCCGTTGATGACGGAAGGCGTTGCCCTGGGCCAGGACCCGGACGACGACGTGCCCGCCCGGGTGGTGGTGCTGGAGCCGCGCGAGACCAAGGGCCTGGAGTTCGACGCGGTGGTCGTGGTCGAGCCCGAGCGCATCGCCACCTCCTCGCCGCGTGGCCCGGGCGACCTGTACGTGGCCCTCACCCGGGCCACGCAGCGGCTGGGGGTGCTGCACTGCGCACAGTTGCCGCAGGGACTGGATGGCCCTTGGTGGTCGGAGTGA
- a CDS encoding OsmC family protein: MAEQNDDNRSVSIERLEEGVYLATNKRGDTLRFGSKATDAFSPVELLLAAIAGCSAVDVDVVTGRRSPAEHFSARVDATAVREGGENTLKDIVLTFDVRFPEGEAGDAARTLLPRAVKASHDHTCTVSRTIEAGTPVTVRIAG, translated from the coding sequence ATGGCTGAACAGAACGACGACAACCGCTCGGTGAGCATCGAACGACTCGAGGAGGGCGTGTACCTGGCCACCAACAAGCGCGGCGACACGCTGCGCTTCGGCAGCAAGGCCACGGACGCGTTCTCGCCGGTGGAGCTGCTGCTGGCCGCGATCGCCGGCTGCTCCGCGGTGGACGTCGACGTGGTCACCGGCCGGCGCTCGCCCGCCGAGCACTTCTCCGCCCGCGTCGACGCCACCGCGGTGCGCGAGGGCGGTGAGAACACGCTGAAGGACATCGTCCTGACCTTCGACGTGCGCTTCCCCGAGGGTGAGGCCGGCGACGCCGCCCGCACCCTGCTGCCCCGCGCGGTCAAGGCCTCCCACGACCACACCTGCACGGTGTCGCGCACGATCGAGGCGGGCACCCCGGTCACGGTGCGCATCGCCGGGTAG
- the ppdK gene encoding pyruvate, phosphate dikinase, with protein sequence MTQYVYAFSEGSKEQRELLGGKGANLAEMTNLGLPVPPGFTITTQACRSYLTAGSEPGELRVQVTMALRRLEDDLGRQLGDRHDPLLVSVRSGAMHSMPGMMETVLNVGLNDASVKGLAEAGGDERFAWDSYRRLLQMFGKTVLEIDGENFSRALDDAKRRQGVETDVELTAESLKSLVSEFKSVILEHSGTEFPQHPREQLDLAIRAVFDSWNTERARLYRRRERIPQDLGTAVNICTMVFGNTGETSGTGVAFTRDPASGHGGVYGDYLPNAQGEDVVAGIRNTMSLADLKDLDASSYKQLLQVMRRLETHYRDLCDIEFTIERSKLWMLQTRVGKRTAAAAFRIATQLVDENLITMDEALQRVDGSQLAQLMFPRFDASAPRESLGTGMAASPGAATGQIVFDSAAAEKAAAEGKDVILVRRETSPDDLGGMIAARGVLTSRGGRTSHAAVVARGMGKTCVCGLAELDVDGSTARVGGKTLREGDLISIDGSSGEVFAGAVPVVASPVATYLERGLDEAVKDADADTADLVRSVDRLLSHADRIRRLRVRANADNAEDASRARDLGAQGIGLCRTEHMFLGERRVLIERLILASGADARQAVYDELLPLQRQDFTELLTAMDGLPVTIRLLDPPLHEFLPDRTELSVKVALEKASGTADPGEERLLAAVERLHESNPMLGLRGVRLGLVLPGLFALQVRAISEAAALARRDGGDPHVEIMIPLVGSVMELFLIRDEADAIVRQAGLDIPIGTMIELPRAALTATRVAEAAEFFSFGTNDLTQTTWGFSRDDVEGGFFAAYLDRGVFMVSPFESLDVDGVGRLIRIAAEDGRRTRPGLKLGVCGEHGGDPESIHFFHRVGIDYVSCSPFRVPIARLEAGRAAVIG encoded by the coding sequence ATGACCCAGTACGTGTACGCGTTCTCGGAGGGCAGCAAGGAGCAGCGGGAGCTGCTCGGCGGCAAGGGTGCGAACCTGGCCGAGATGACCAACCTCGGGCTGCCGGTGCCGCCCGGGTTCACGATCACCACGCAGGCCTGCCGGTCCTACCTGACCGCCGGGTCCGAGCCGGGCGAGCTGCGGGTGCAGGTGACCATGGCGCTGCGGCGGCTGGAGGACGACCTCGGGCGGCAGCTGGGCGACCGGCACGACCCGCTGCTGGTGAGTGTCCGCTCCGGGGCGATGCACTCGATGCCGGGGATGATGGAGACCGTGCTCAACGTCGGCCTCAACGACGCGAGCGTGAAGGGCCTGGCCGAGGCCGGCGGAGACGAGCGCTTCGCCTGGGACTCCTACCGCCGGCTGCTCCAGATGTTCGGCAAGACCGTGCTGGAGATCGACGGGGAGAACTTCTCCCGCGCCCTCGACGACGCGAAACGCCGCCAGGGCGTGGAGACCGACGTGGAACTCACCGCTGAGAGCCTGAAAAGCCTGGTGTCCGAGTTCAAGTCGGTGATCCTGGAGCACAGCGGAACCGAGTTCCCGCAGCATCCGCGCGAACAGCTCGACCTGGCGATCCGGGCGGTCTTCGACTCCTGGAACACCGAGCGGGCCCGGCTGTACCGGCGGCGCGAGCGGATCCCGCAGGATCTCGGCACGGCGGTGAACATCTGCACGATGGTGTTCGGCAACACGGGTGAGACGTCGGGCACCGGTGTGGCCTTCACCCGCGACCCGGCGTCCGGGCACGGTGGGGTGTACGGCGACTACCTGCCGAACGCGCAGGGCGAGGACGTGGTGGCGGGCATCCGTAACACGATGAGCCTGGCCGACCTGAAGGACCTCGACGCGTCGTCGTACAAGCAACTGCTCCAGGTGATGCGGCGGCTGGAGACGCACTACCGCGACCTGTGCGACATCGAGTTCACGATCGAGCGCAGCAAGCTCTGGATGCTCCAGACCCGGGTGGGAAAACGCACGGCCGCCGCCGCCTTCCGGATCGCCACCCAGCTGGTCGACGAGAACCTGATCACCATGGACGAGGCGCTCCAGCGGGTGGACGGCTCGCAGTTGGCCCAGCTGATGTTCCCGCGGTTCGACGCCTCGGCCCCGCGGGAGTCGCTGGGCACCGGCATGGCGGCCTCGCCGGGCGCGGCCACCGGGCAGATCGTGTTCGACTCCGCCGCGGCCGAGAAGGCGGCGGCCGAGGGGAAGGACGTGATCCTGGTGCGCCGCGAGACCAGCCCGGACGACCTGGGCGGCATGATCGCGGCCCGTGGGGTGCTCACCTCGCGGGGCGGCAGGACCAGCCACGCGGCCGTGGTCGCGCGGGGCATGGGCAAGACCTGCGTGTGCGGTCTCGCCGAGCTGGACGTCGACGGGTCCACCGCCCGGGTGGGTGGAAAGACGCTGCGTGAGGGCGATCTCATCAGTATCGACGGCAGCAGCGGCGAGGTGTTCGCGGGGGCCGTGCCGGTGGTCGCCTCGCCGGTCGCGACCTACCTGGAGCGAGGGCTGGACGAGGCGGTCAAGGACGCCGACGCCGACACCGCCGATCTGGTGCGCTCGGTGGACCGGCTGCTCTCGCACGCCGACCGGATCCGCCGGCTGCGGGTGCGCGCCAACGCCGACAATGCCGAGGACGCCTCGCGCGCCAGGGATCTCGGTGCCCAGGGGATCGGGCTGTGCCGCACCGAGCACATGTTCCTGGGGGAGCGGCGGGTGCTGATCGAGCGGCTGATCCTGGCCTCGGGGGCGGACGCGCGCCAGGCCGTGTACGACGAGCTGCTGCCGTTGCAGCGCCAGGACTTCACCGAGCTGCTCACCGCGATGGACGGGCTGCCGGTGACGATCCGCCTGCTCGACCCGCCGCTGCACGAGTTCCTGCCCGACCGGACCGAGCTCTCGGTCAAGGTGGCGCTCGAAAAAGCTTCCGGAACGGCCGATCCGGGTGAGGAGAGGCTGCTCGCGGCGGTGGAGCGGCTGCACGAGTCCAACCCGATGCTGGGCCTGCGCGGCGTGCGGCTGGGGCTGGTGCTGCCCGGGCTGTTCGCGTTGCAGGTGCGGGCGATCAGCGAGGCGGCGGCCCTGGCCCGGCGCGACGGCGGCGACCCGCACGTCGAGATCATGATCCCGCTGGTCGGCTCGGTGATGGAGCTGTTCCTGATCCGCGACGAGGCCGACGCCATCGTGCGGCAGGCCGGGCTGGACATCCCGATCGGCACCATGATCGAGCTGCCCCGGGCGGCCCTGACCGCGACCCGGGTGGCCGAGGCCGCCGAGTTCTTCAGCTTCGGCACCAACGACCTCACCCAGACCACCTGGGGTTTCTCCCGCGACGACGTGGAGGGCGGCTTCTTCGCCGCCTACCTCGACCGCGGGGTGTTCATGGTGTCGCCGTTCGAGAGCCTCGACGTGGACGGCGTGGGCCGGCTGATCCGGATCGCCGCCGAGGACGGCCGCCGCACCCGGCCCGGACTGAAACTGGGGGTCTGCGGCGAGCACGGCGGCGACCCGGAGTCGATCCACTTCTTCCACCGGGTCGGCATCGATTATGTGTCGTGCTCGCCGTTCCGGGTGCCGATCGCCCGGCTGGAGGCGGGGCGGGCGGCGGTGATCGGGTAG
- a CDS encoding alanine racemase, giving the protein MRDDVLPAAVRDRALALAAENRLPAYLYDLPALRDRAGQIRDALAGAGVEFLYAAKANPDPELLRVIAPLTDGVEVASGGELEHVVAALPGARVAFGGPGKTDRELMTAIRGGVWRLHVESPRELNRVIALAGRRPVDVLLRANLPFGVAGAALTMTGPFGMDEDDLAVAARVARDAGAAGSGVRLRGLHVHLASGLDAEQKLALDRRVLTWALGWLRERAPGLERPEINLGGGMTVDYAQPERVFDWPAYAKGLSELRAELDGGPGAGGAVLRVEPGRSVSVHAGYYVSDVLDLKLTRGQAFAIARGGTHHLRTPATKGHSQPVAVLPGPGRSGDPLDDDALTVVGQLCTPRDQLAAGVPVRDLRIGDLLVFRMAGAYAWNISHHDFLMHPHPAFAYLDPAGPQG; this is encoded by the coding sequence ATGCGTGACGATGTGCTCCCTGCGGCCGTGCGTGATCGGGCCCTCGCCCTCGCGGCGGAGAACCGGCTCCCGGCCTACCTCTACGACCTGCCCGCCCTGCGGGACCGGGCCGGGCAGATCCGCGACGCGCTCGCGGGTGCCGGGGTGGAGTTTCTCTACGCCGCCAAGGCGAATCCCGACCCGGAGCTGCTGCGGGTGATCGCCCCGCTGACCGACGGCGTCGAGGTGGCCTCGGGCGGTGAGCTGGAGCACGTGGTGGCGGCGCTGCCGGGGGCCCGGGTGGCGTTCGGCGGGCCGGGCAAGACCGACCGCGAGCTGATGACCGCGATCCGCGGCGGCGTGTGGCGCCTGCACGTGGAGAGCCCGCGCGAGCTGAACCGGGTGATCGCGCTGGCCGGCCGGCGCCCGGTGGACGTGCTGCTGCGGGCCAACCTGCCGTTCGGGGTGGCCGGCGCCGCCCTGACCATGACCGGCCCGTTCGGGATGGACGAGGACGACCTGGCGGTGGCGGCGCGGGTCGCCCGGGACGCCGGGGCGGCCGGCAGCGGGGTGCGGCTGCGCGGCCTGCACGTGCACCTGGCCTCCGGGCTGGACGCCGAGCAGAAGCTCGCGCTCGACCGCCGGGTGCTCACCTGGGCGCTCGGCTGGCTGCGCGAGCGGGCGCCCGGGCTGGAACGGCCGGAGATCAACCTGGGCGGGGGGATGACCGTGGACTACGCCCAGCCGGAGCGCGTGTTCGACTGGCCCGCCTACGCCAAGGGACTCAGCGAGCTGAGGGCCGAGCTGGACGGCGGGCCGGGAGCCGGCGGGGCGGTGCTGCGGGTCGAGCCGGGCCGGTCGGTCAGCGTGCACGCCGGGTACTACGTCAGCGACGTGCTCGACCTGAAGCTCACCCGGGGCCAGGCCTTCGCGATCGCCCGCGGCGGCACCCACCACCTGCGCACGCCGGCGACGAAGGGGCACAGCCAGCCGGTGGCGGTGCTGCCCGGGCCGGGCCGCTCGGGCGACCCGCTCGACGACGACGCGCTCACCGTGGTCGGCCAGCTGTGCACCCCCAGGGACCAGCTCGCCGCCGGGGTGCCCGTGCGCGACCTGCGCATCGGTGACCTGCTGGTGTTCCGGATGGCCGGGGCCTACGCCTGGAACATCTCGCACCACGACTTCCTCATGCACCCGCACCCGGCCTTCGCCTACCTGGACCCGGCCGGCCCGCAGGGCTGA